A stretch of DNA from Planococcus antarcticus DSM 14505:
ACGCGCAGGTAAATGCAGATGGTACGGTGCAAGTAGTCGAGAACCACACGTACGAGTTTGATGGCGATTTTAACGGCATCACACGGGAAATAGCTCCAAAAGATGGAACTTCGATTCAAAATTTTAACGGTTATGAAAACGGCACGGCATTGGAGGTCGAGCGTGATGGCGATCTATACAAAGTTTTCCGTGAAGGTGAAGATGAAACCGTGACAATTGAATTGCGCTATGAAATCCAGAAATCCATCGAAAAATTCGAAGATGGTGCTGAGTTTTATTGGCCATTTTTTGATGACCGTAACGACAGTGAATATGAACAACTGACGATTGCGGTCAGCCCTCCCGCTCCGTCAGAAGAGACAGATTTTGTCGGCTATGACGCAGCCTACCAAACAGACAGCTTGCAAAACGACGGAGCGGTCCTGTTCGAAATGGGTATGGTACCAGCAGGCACCAACGGAGATATTCGCGTCATTTTTGATGCCGAATTGTTCCCCGCCCTGCCTCAACAGGACGGCATTATCCGCGAGGAGTTGGCTGTTGAAAAAGAGCGGCTGGAAAACGAAGCCGCCATTTTTGCGGCAAGACAAGACACCGGTAGTTCTATCGGCAATGGGCTGATACCTGCTGCCGGTGCACTCTTGTTGGCACTGACCGCTTGGGCCTGGAATCGTGCACGGAAGATTAAACAGCAGGCACAACCTGCTACTGATGCCTTTTTCGTCCCTAAGCAAAAGATGAGCATTCCGGCAACTTTGTATTTCACCAAGTCTTCCGTTTTGACCCCTGCCACAACGGCTGCCGCCTTGATGGAACTGGTGCGCAAAAAGAATGTCGAACAGCTTTCAGAAGAACACTTTCGGTTGATTGACCGCAACACTGAATTTGCACATGAAGCGGTGTTAATCGATTTGCTTTTCGACAAGGTCGGTGACGGCGAGTTTTTTGAAACAAAAGACCTTGAAAGTTATACAAAAAATGAACTGAACCATGCGTCCTACAACGAATCCATCAGCGAATGGCAACAAAGTGTCGCAGAAGAAGTGAAACAGCACAAGTTATATGAAAAACATCCCCTGTTTCGCTGGACAGTCGGATCCATTGGACTGGCGTTATTTGCAGTCGCTGTCTTTTTCGGTCTCTTAAACTTGTTTGCGTTGATGTTTTTCTCTATCGTAGTCGGTATTTTGTTTATTGCTTTCTGCTTCTACTCCCCCATCACTTACGAGGGCCATGTAATCCGGGAAGAATGGAAACAATTGCGCGTGGCCATGGAAAACCTAGACGGAGCGGAATGGACCCAATTAACATCGGACGAAAAAATGCGTGCCTTTGCCTACGTTCTAGGAGACGATGAAAAATCGGCAAATCTAAAAACGCAAAGTTTCACCAATGCCTACAGTGAATCAGCATTTGCAGACTTTGGCGTGTTTTACAATCCAGTCCTGCTGACGGGACTTTTCATTGCTGCCAATTCCAGTAGCAGTGCTTCGGCTAGCGGAACAGGCTCTATGTCTGCCGGCGGCGGTGTCGGTGGTGGTGGCGGCGGCTCTGGTGCTTTTTAAACAATACGCAAAACGGCTGAAAAAATTTCAGCCGTTTTTGTTTTGCTCAGCATTTCTTAGGGAACTACAAAGAAGACGTTATTTTATTCATATGGAGGAACGATTAATGATTACAACTAACTCACCTTTATTAACAAAAGAGGATTTTTTAGTACGGACCGATTTGCCGGAATGGCTTTTGGGTGAATACAAGACTTTTCACGAAACTGTAACCGATACGACCTTCCCTTGCTATTTCGGAATGAGTGGCGAGTTAAAGGGAGAATTGCGCTACACCTATATCACCCAGGAGGACTGGAGCAATTTGCCCGTCGCGGTCGAATCGTTTCTGACACTATTTAATGACCCGAAGCATAAACGCCACGGATTATTCGTTTTTGTAGAACCTGTCAAGGAAGAAGGCTCACTAGAGACCTATCGCCAGCAATTTTGGGACATTCTTCAATATTTGCATGACGAGGATAAAATGGAATGGCCAAAAGACGCCCCACGCGATCCCGGTCATTATTTATGGGACTTTACTTTTCAGGGCGAGCCGATCTTCATCTTTGGTAACACACCAGCCTACAAGCAGCGGAAAACACGTGACCTTGGCAACGCCATGGTGTTGGGTTTCCAGCCCCGCCGCATCTTTGAGGGATTGAAAGGAACCGAAAAAGGCGGTGTCATGTCTCGCGACAAAGTCCGCCA
This window harbors:
- a CDS encoding DUF2207 domain-containing protein, whose translation is MKVQKKRSFIIFMVLLVVALFPIQALAVDYTIPEVTIDAQVNADGTVQVVENHTYEFDGDFNGITREIAPKDGTSIQNFNGYENGTALEVERDGDLYKVFREGEDETVTIELRYEIQKSIEKFEDGAEFYWPFFDDRNDSEYEQLTIAVSPPAPSEETDFVGYDAAYQTDSLQNDGAVLFEMGMVPAGTNGDIRVIFDAELFPALPQQDGIIREELAVEKERLENEAAIFAARQDTGSSIGNGLIPAAGALLLALTAWAWNRARKIKQQAQPATDAFFVPKQKMSIPATLYFTKSSVLTPATTAAALMELVRKKNVEQLSEEHFRLIDRNTEFAHEAVLIDLLFDKVGDGEFFETKDLESYTKNELNHASYNESISEWQQSVAEEVKQHKLYEKHPLFRWTVGSIGLALFAVAVFFGLLNLFALMFFSIVVGILFIAFCFYSPITYEGHVIREEWKQLRVAMENLDGAEWTQLTSDEKMRAFAYVLGDDEKSANLKTQSFTNAYSESAFADFGVFYNPVLLTGLFIAANSSSSASASGTGSMSAGGGVGGGGGGSGAF
- a CDS encoding YqcI/YcgG family protein gives rise to the protein MITTNSPLLTKEDFLVRTDLPEWLLGEYKTFHETVTDTTFPCYFGMSGELKGELRYTYITQEDWSNLPVAVESFLTLFNDPKHKRHGLFVFVEPVKEEGSLETYRQQFWDILQYLHDEDKMEWPKDAPRDPGHYLWDFTFQGEPIFIFGNTPAYKQRKTRDLGNAMVLGFQPRRIFEGLKGTEKGGVMSRDKVRQRVEAWDHLPTHPDISHFGDPEHNEWKQFFIGDDSEPIQGKCPFTHKEMK